In the genome of Streptomyces pactum, one region contains:
- a CDS encoding cytochrome ubiquinol oxidase subunit I, which translates to MDLALAPETLARWQFGITTVYHFLFVPLTISLAAFTAGMETAWVRTGKEKYFHATKFWGKLFLINIAMGVVTGIVQEFQFGMNWSDYSRFVGDVFGAPLAMEALIAFFFESTFIGLWIFGWDKLPKKLHCACIWIVAVGTVLSSYFILAANSWMQHPVGYTIDEATGKAQLTDIWAVLTQNTTLVVVFHTLTAAFLTGAAFVVGIASFHLWRAKRAQDRGEELTDRRRKQIGAMRSSLRTGLVLAVIAGAGTALSGDSLGKVMFEQQPMKMAAAEALWETESPAPFAIFAVGDVDEGHNSTELEIPGVLSFLAHNNFTDPVPGINDIAERQAELYGGEPEDYIPDIFMAFWGFRLMIGFGMTSFLAGLVGLWTTRRKRWLAPEYRTGEEEVPRLMLTRTRELNPFLTRWSWRIGILTMGFPLIANSFGWIFTEMGRQPWAVYGLMKTGDAVSPGVSTTEVIVSMSVFTLLYGVLAVIEVRLLAKYAKAGPDVSERPPATDPKLRLPSGPPSGTPGGDPAGADADKPLTFAY; encoded by the coding sequence GCCTGGCCGCGTTCACCGCGGGCATGGAGACGGCCTGGGTACGGACCGGCAAGGAGAAGTACTTCCACGCCACCAAGTTCTGGGGAAAGCTCTTCCTGATCAACATCGCGATGGGGGTGGTCACCGGCATCGTGCAGGAGTTCCAGTTCGGCATGAACTGGTCGGACTACTCCCGCTTCGTCGGTGATGTCTTCGGTGCCCCGCTCGCGATGGAGGCGCTCATCGCCTTCTTCTTCGAGTCCACCTTCATCGGCCTGTGGATCTTCGGCTGGGACAAGCTGCCGAAGAAGCTCCACTGCGCCTGCATCTGGATCGTCGCCGTCGGCACGGTCCTGTCCTCGTACTTCATCCTGGCCGCCAACTCCTGGATGCAGCACCCGGTCGGCTACACGATCGACGAGGCCACCGGGAAGGCGCAGCTCACCGACATCTGGGCGGTGCTCACCCAGAACACCACCCTGGTCGTGGTCTTCCACACCCTCACCGCCGCCTTCCTCACCGGCGCCGCCTTCGTCGTCGGCATCGCCTCCTTCCACCTGTGGCGCGCCAAGCGGGCCCAGGACCGGGGCGAGGAGCTGACCGACCGGCGCCGCAAGCAGATCGGCGCGATGCGCTCCTCGCTCCGCACCGGCCTGGTGCTGGCGGTGATCGCCGGCGCGGGCACCGCGCTCAGCGGCGACTCCCTGGGCAAGGTGATGTTCGAGCAGCAGCCGATGAAGATGGCCGCCGCCGAGGCGCTGTGGGAGACCGAGTCCCCGGCCCCGTTCGCGATCTTCGCGGTCGGTGACGTGGACGAGGGGCACAACAGCACCGAGCTGGAGATCCCCGGCGTCCTGTCCTTCCTCGCCCACAACAACTTCACCGACCCGGTGCCCGGCATCAACGACATCGCCGAGCGTCAGGCCGAGCTGTACGGCGGGGAGCCCGAGGACTACATCCCCGACATCTTCATGGCCTTCTGGGGCTTCCGGCTGATGATCGGCTTCGGCATGACCTCGTTCCTCGCCGGACTGGTCGGCCTGTGGACCACCCGCCGCAAGCGGTGGCTGGCACCGGAGTACCGCACCGGCGAGGAGGAGGTGCCGCGGCTGATGCTCACCCGCACCCGCGAGCTGAACCCCTTCCTCACCCGCTGGTCCTGGCGGATCGGCATCCTCACCATGGGCTTCCCGCTGATCGCCAACTCGTTCGGCTGGATCTTCACCGAGATGGGCCGCCAGCCGTGGGCGGTGTACGGGCTGATGAAGACCGGCGACGCCGTCTCCCCCGGTGTCAGCACCACCGAGGTCATCGTCTCGATGTCCGTCTTCACCCTGCTGTACGGGGTGCTCGCGGTGATCGAGGTACGGCTGCTGGCCAAGTACGCCAAGGCGGGCCCGGACGTGTCCGAGCGGCCGCCGGCCACCGACCCGAAGCTGCGGCTGCCCTCCGGCCCGCCGTCGGGCACCCCCGGCGGGGACCCGGCCGGCGCGGACGCCGACAAGCCGCTGACCTTCGCGTACTGA